The following are encoded in a window of Paenibacillus polymyxa genomic DNA:
- the hmpA gene encoding NO-inducible flavohemoprotein: MLSEQTIATIKSTVPVLEVHGTTITKRFYQMMFEAHPELLNIFNHANQKQGRQQGALANAVYAAAQHIDRLEEIIPVVRQIAHKHRSLGIKPEHYPIVGKYLLAAIKDVLGDAATDEIIAAWAEAYGVIANVFIDMEAEMYKEAGQQQGGWSDFKSFVVQKKVKESDQITSFYLVPQDGQVLPEFEPGQYISLKMEIPGEHNTHIRQYSLSDSPGQSHYRISVKREDAVESRPAGKVSVYLHEQVQEGDVLQVSAPAGDFTLDRTDRRPVVLISGGVGLTPMVSMLASLVKSAPHRPITFVHAAVNGDNHALRNEVEKLVATHAQAAVRWCYSRPTEQDRLAQAFHKEGRLDLAWLQSVIPDRNAQYYFCGPEGFMQSVYGLLKEWNIPTSDIHYEFFGPASAWEAEAQ; the protein is encoded by the coding sequence ATGCTAAGTGAGCAAACCATTGCAACGATCAAATCGACTGTACCTGTTTTGGAGGTACACGGAACTACAATCACCAAGCGTTTTTACCAGATGATGTTTGAGGCCCATCCCGAGCTTCTCAATATATTCAATCACGCGAATCAGAAGCAAGGACGTCAACAGGGAGCGCTGGCCAATGCTGTATATGCGGCTGCACAGCACATTGACCGCCTGGAGGAAATTATTCCGGTGGTACGCCAGATTGCACATAAGCATCGCAGTTTAGGAATTAAGCCCGAGCATTATCCTATCGTCGGAAAATATCTGCTCGCTGCGATCAAGGACGTACTGGGAGATGCTGCTACAGACGAGATCATTGCCGCATGGGCCGAAGCCTACGGTGTGATCGCTAACGTATTTATAGACATGGAAGCTGAAATGTACAAGGAGGCTGGACAGCAGCAGGGAGGCTGGTCAGACTTTAAGAGCTTTGTTGTGCAGAAAAAGGTTAAGGAAAGCGACCAAATTACGTCCTTTTATTTGGTGCCGCAGGATGGGCAGGTGTTGCCTGAATTCGAGCCTGGACAATATATCAGCTTAAAGATGGAAATTCCGGGCGAACACAATACCCACATTCGTCAATACAGTCTTTCGGATTCACCGGGCCAATCTCACTACCGGATATCTGTAAAGCGTGAGGATGCTGTAGAGTCCCGCCCGGCAGGTAAAGTATCCGTGTATCTGCATGAGCAGGTGCAAGAGGGCGATGTGCTTCAAGTATCTGCACCGGCGGGTGATTTTACGCTGGATCGGACAGATCGCAGACCTGTCGTGCTGATCAGCGGTGGGGTCGGGCTAACCCCGATGGTTAGTATGCTGGCTTCTTTGGTGAAATCTGCTCCGCATCGGCCTATCACTTTTGTCCACGCAGCAGTCAATGGGGATAACCATGCTTTGCGTAATGAGGTAGAAAAGCTGGTCGCCACACATGCACAGGCTGCAGTTCGCTGGTGTTACAGCAGACCAACGGAGCAGGATCGGCTGGCACAGGCTTTTCACAAGGAAGGCCGTTTGGATCTGGCCTGGTTACAATCCGTGATACCGGATCGGAACGCCCAATATTATTTTTGCGGCCCTGAGGGATTCATGCAATCGGTATACGGCCTGTTGAAGGAGTGGAATATCCCTACTTCGGATATCCACTATGAATTCTTTGGTCCTGCCAGCGCATGGGAAGCAGAAGCACAATGA
- the serS gene encoding serine--tRNA ligase has product MLDIKWIREHQEQVQTAADGKGIQVSVVELLTLDDRRKQLLQEVEQLRQKRNQCSQDIGALIHAGKSEQAEGAKRQVKEINERLDLLEAPQQEVEEQFQQLLLLMPNIVSPDTPRGRSDDDNVELERVGSVPNFGFEPKDHMALGELHKLIDVPRGVKTAGTRTYYLTGAGVALHRAVQQLAVDLLTARGFQLLDVPLMVRAEAMRSTGFFPLGLDQTYRITGEDQWLVGTSEVPLVSYYSGEIVDVTDPIRLAAVSVCFRNEVGSAGRDVHGLYRVHQFAKVEQVVICEASLDASEQMFQEITRNAEDLLQQLELPYRKMAVCTGDMAQKTYKQVDIETWMPSRQAYGETHSSSQLLDFQARRSNIRYRNADGKLQYCYTLNNTAVASPRILIPLLEHHQQEDGSIRIPEALRPYMPRSMEFLRTPLL; this is encoded by the coding sequence ATGTTGGATATCAAATGGATCAGAGAGCATCAAGAGCAAGTTCAGACGGCAGCAGACGGCAAAGGAATACAGGTATCGGTCGTGGAGCTGTTGACCCTGGATGATCGGAGAAAACAGCTACTTCAGGAAGTGGAACAGCTTCGACAGAAGCGTAATCAGTGTAGTCAGGATATTGGTGCGCTAATCCATGCCGGCAAGAGTGAACAGGCAGAAGGGGCAAAGCGGCAGGTTAAAGAAATTAACGAACGGCTAGATCTTCTGGAAGCCCCGCAACAGGAAGTAGAGGAACAGTTTCAACAGCTTTTGCTTCTGATGCCTAATATCGTATCGCCAGATACGCCACGGGGAAGATCGGATGACGATAATGTAGAACTGGAGCGGGTCGGGTCGGTTCCGAACTTCGGATTTGAACCAAAGGATCATATGGCGCTCGGTGAGCTTCACAAGCTTATCGACGTCCCTCGGGGTGTCAAAACAGCCGGTACCCGTACCTACTATCTGACGGGAGCAGGGGTTGCATTGCATCGGGCTGTGCAGCAGCTTGCGGTGGATTTGCTGACTGCACGCGGATTCCAGTTGTTGGACGTTCCACTGATGGTACGTGCAGAGGCGATGCGCAGCACTGGTTTCTTCCCGCTCGGACTGGATCAGACGTACCGCATCACAGGAGAGGATCAGTGGCTTGTAGGCACTTCGGAAGTGCCACTGGTCTCGTATTACAGCGGTGAGATCGTGGATGTTACGGACCCGATACGGCTGGCAGCCGTGTCCGTATGCTTCCGCAATGAGGTCGGCTCGGCCGGAAGGGATGTGCACGGACTGTATCGTGTGCACCAGTTTGCCAAGGTTGAGCAGGTCGTCATCTGCGAAGCTAGCCTGGACGCTTCGGAACAGATGTTTCAAGAAATTACGCGCAATGCGGAAGACCTGCTTCAACAGCTGGAGCTGCCTTATCGCAAGATGGCTGTCTGTACAGGCGACATGGCGCAAAAAACCTACAAGCAGGTGGACATTGAGACATGGATGCCCAGCCGCCAAGCTTACGGCGAGACACATTCGTCGTCCCAGCTGCTTGATTTCCAGGCGCGCCGTTCCAACATCCGGTACCGCAATGCGGATGGCAAGCTGCAATATTGCTACACGCTCAACAACACAGCGGTCGCTTCGCCCCGGATTCTGATTCCGTTGCTGGAGCATCATCAGCAAGAGGACGGTTCGATCCGTATTCCGGAGGCTTTACGCCCATATATGCCGCGAAGTATGGAATTTTTGCGTACTCCCTTGTTATGA
- a CDS encoding GntR family transcriptional regulator, whose protein sequence is MNKYERIAQEVKKRIIDKTYSSDDPIPDEISLASEFRVSRMTIKRALDTLVSEGLLNRKRGHGTFIVKSIYNGPVNVVVNEMLGLTNVLRGKEIKSKIIAFDVQFPSEEVAAHLFIDANSPVYRVVRLRIVEGEPYVIERTYMPTKLISGITEQVLHGSVYKHIKEELGLNIVSSHRTIRASKSTELDWEYLDCGADDPVLEIEQVGYLDTGIPFEYSFSRHRYDKFVFTTVNRVR, encoded by the coding sequence ATGAACAAATACGAACGGATTGCACAAGAGGTCAAGAAGCGTATTATAGACAAGACCTATAGCAGTGATGATCCGATTCCCGATGAAATTTCACTGGCCAGTGAGTTCCGGGTAAGTCGGATGACGATTAAGAGGGCATTGGATACCTTGGTGTCGGAAGGGCTGTTGAATCGTAAAAGAGGACACGGAACCTTTATCGTAAAATCGATCTACAATGGCCCGGTTAATGTCGTTGTGAATGAAATGCTGGGGCTGACAAACGTGCTGCGCGGGAAAGAAATCAAAAGTAAAATCATAGCCTTTGACGTTCAATTTCCATCTGAAGAGGTAGCGGCGCATCTATTTATTGATGCCAATTCTCCTGTGTATCGTGTAGTCCGTCTGCGTATTGTAGAGGGCGAGCCGTATGTGATAGAGCGCACATACATGCCTACGAAGCTGATCAGCGGTATTACCGAGCAGGTGTTGCACGGCTCAGTGTACAAACATATTAAGGAGGAGCTGGGCCTTAATATTGTCAGTTCACATCGTACCATCCGCGCGTCCAAGTCGACCGAGCTAGATTGGGAGTATTTGGATTGTGGTGCGGATGATCCGGTTTTAGAAATTGAGCAGGTAGGTTATCTGGATACGGGTATACCGTTTGAATACTCATTCTCACGGCATCGGTATGATAAATTTGTGTTTACCACAGTAAATCGGGTACGTTGA
- a CDS encoding family 43 glycosylhydrolase, with amino-acid sequence MKWINSSKWLAAWICILFSVASAGLQPDTAHAHTTGVTQATYGTEVNQALNGLDVANAELSLSATASTAITNGTDWKDTAGNPIQANSGNILKVGSTYYWYGEHAENWKFEKVNVYTSTDLKNWSFRSSILTKDSAPELNSSKIERPKVIYNKTTGKYVLWAHYENGTDYSLGRVAVATSDTPDGNFAYQGSFRPLNYESRDMTVFTDTDGSGYLITASRKNGGANDTMAIFKLTADYTGVQSFVGWIFENGYREAPAVVKKNNTYYLFTSQASGWYPNQGAYATASSMTGSWSALSPFGDPAAYGSQIHSIATITGSAGTSYIYMGDRWNPLNLSDHKFIWLPLTLNDSNKTATLNWCSSWDLDAATGTVILPSLVNHAQGKTATASSAASSSPASLANDGNAQTSWKAASASWPAWWQVDLGSTKTISEVDISWFMYKGSEAYYKYKIEYSTDGVNYSTIDRTGNTTYGFTSDKVNFQARYVRINLVNAVLFNNPNNWYTPTVHEVRLLGN; translated from the coding sequence GTGAAGTGGATCAACAGCAGCAAATGGTTAGCCGCATGGATTTGTATCCTATTCTCAGTGGCCAGTGCGGGTCTTCAACCCGATACAGCACATGCCCATACAACAGGCGTTACGCAAGCAACCTACGGGACCGAGGTGAACCAAGCGCTGAATGGTTTGGACGTCGCCAATGCTGAACTATCCCTGAGCGCAACAGCAAGCACAGCCATTACGAACGGAACGGATTGGAAAGACACCGCAGGTAACCCGATTCAGGCGAACAGCGGTAATATTCTAAAAGTAGGTTCTACTTATTATTGGTACGGCGAGCACGCCGAAAACTGGAAATTTGAAAAAGTGAACGTATATACCTCAACCGATTTGAAAAATTGGTCCTTCCGCAGCAGTATTCTCACCAAAGATTCCGCCCCTGAGCTGAATTCGAGCAAAATCGAGCGTCCCAAAGTCATCTACAACAAAACCACCGGAAAATATGTACTATGGGCGCACTATGAAAATGGCACGGACTACTCACTCGGTCGTGTAGCCGTCGCTACCAGCGATACACCCGACGGAAATTTTGCCTACCAAGGCAGCTTCCGCCCGCTGAATTACGAGTCTCGGGATATGACGGTGTTCACGGATACTGACGGTAGCGGTTACCTTATTACAGCTTCCCGTAAAAATGGCGGCGCCAACGATACGATGGCCATCTTCAAGCTGACAGCCGATTATACAGGCGTACAGTCGTTCGTTGGCTGGATTTTTGAAAATGGCTATCGCGAAGCGCCTGCTGTTGTGAAAAAGAACAATACCTACTACCTGTTCACCTCGCAGGCATCCGGCTGGTATCCGAATCAGGGCGCCTACGCAACCGCCAGTTCCATGACTGGGAGCTGGTCTGCTCTGTCGCCCTTCGGTGACCCGGCAGCTTACGGCTCGCAAATCCATTCCATCGCCACAATTACGGGTAGCGCAGGAACCAGCTACATCTATATGGGCGACCGCTGGAATCCGCTCAATCTGAGCGACCACAAATTCATCTGGTTGCCGCTAACTCTGAATGACTCCAATAAAACAGCAACCCTGAACTGGTGCAGTAGCTGGGATCTGGATGCTGCGACAGGCACAGTAATCCTACCGTCCCTTGTGAATCACGCACAGGGCAAAACAGCGACTGCGAGCTCAGCCGCATCCAGTTCTCCAGCTTCACTGGCGAACGATGGCAACGCCCAAACCTCGTGGAAAGCTGCTTCCGCATCCTGGCCCGCTTGGTGGCAGGTCGATTTGGGCAGTACCAAGACCATCAGCGAAGTGGATATTTCATGGTTTATGTACAAAGGATCTGAAGCGTATTACAAATATAAAATTGAATACAGCACGGATGGAGTTAACTACTCCACGATTGACCGCACAGGTAATACCACGTATGGTTTTACCAGTGACAAAGTCAACTTTCAAGCTCGCTACGTGCGAATCAACCTTGTAAATGCAGTGCTATTCAATAATCCGAACAACTGGTATACCCCGACGGTGCATGAAGTAAGATTGCTTGGCAATTAA